A part of Streptomyces sp. NBC_01497 genomic DNA contains:
- a CDS encoding metallophosphoesterase, whose protein sequence is MTQGADEEPVVRTATLRDFRVPPYAQVPVGTGEAPDAQPVTPGQPVPPAPHVPPAAGAPQAPEISQVPQAPLAPGASQLPPVDERLFQAEQSVAPVHPGNAIPDDELPDGYTPTERDLPVIGSDRGPAPTLRMQVTEAEDVQPALGPLYVVGDVHGYIDELLAALGEQGLVDAEGRWSAGTARLWFLGDFTDRGPDGVGVIDLVMRLSAEAAAAGGYCKALMGNHELLLLGAKRFGPTPVSSGAGTATFHAAWLLNGGQQHDMERLQDVHLQWMSRLDAVAEEDGHLLMHSDTTAYLDYGTTIDDVNDTVHQIITRNDADECWDLFRKLTKRFAFRDDGPDAARELLGSYGGTRVVHGHSPIPYLLGEVGAEDPDDEGGRSGPVVEGPHVYADGLAVAMDGGVTMAGKLLVVQLPLHD, encoded by the coding sequence GGGACCGGCGAGGCGCCGGACGCCCAGCCGGTGACGCCAGGGCAGCCGGTGCCACCCGCACCGCATGTGCCCCCGGCGGCCGGGGCGCCCCAGGCGCCCGAGATCTCTCAGGTGCCTCAGGCGCCTCTCGCCCCCGGGGCGTCGCAGCTACCGCCGGTCGACGAGCGGCTCTTCCAGGCCGAGCAGTCCGTCGCGCCCGTACACCCGGGCAACGCGATCCCGGACGACGAGCTGCCCGACGGCTACACCCCCACCGAACGGGACCTCCCGGTGATCGGTTCCGACCGCGGCCCCGCGCCCACCCTCCGTATGCAGGTCACGGAGGCCGAGGACGTGCAGCCGGCTCTCGGCCCGCTGTACGTGGTCGGCGACGTGCACGGATACATCGACGAACTGCTCGCCGCACTCGGCGAGCAGGGCCTCGTCGACGCGGAGGGCCGGTGGTCCGCGGGCACCGCACGCCTCTGGTTCCTCGGCGACTTCACCGACCGGGGGCCCGACGGCGTCGGCGTCATCGACCTCGTCATGCGGCTGTCCGCCGAGGCCGCGGCGGCCGGCGGCTACTGCAAGGCCCTCATGGGCAACCACGAACTGCTTCTGCTGGGCGCGAAGCGGTTCGGTCCCACCCCGGTCAGCTCGGGCGCCGGCACCGCGACGTTCCACGCCGCGTGGCTGCTCAACGGCGGCCAGCAGCACGACATGGAGCGACTCCAGGACGTCCACCTGCAGTGGATGTCCCGGCTCGACGCGGTGGCCGAGGAGGACGGGCATCTGCTGATGCACTCCGACACCACGGCGTACCTGGACTACGGGACGACGATCGACGACGTCAACGACACCGTCCACCAGATCATCACCCGCAACGACGCCGACGAGTGCTGGGACCTGTTCCGCAAGCTGACCAAGCGCTTCGCCTTCCGCGACGACGGCCCCGACGCCGCCCGGGAACTCCTCGGCTCCTACGGCGGGACGCGTGTCGTGCACGGCCACAGCCCCATCCCGTACCTGCTCGGCGAGGTCGGCGCGGAAGACCCCGACGACGAGGGCGGCCGCTCCGGGCCGGTGGTGGAGGGTCCGCACGTCTACGCGGACGGGCTGGCCGTCGCCATGGACGGCGGCGTGACCATGGCCGGAAAACTGCTGGTCGTCCAACTCCCCCTGCACGACTGA